A genomic region of Limnohabitans curvus contains the following coding sequences:
- a CDS encoding Bug family tripartite tricarboxylate transporter substrate binding protein, translating into MNDLHTSSLNRRQLLASTAASALGLSPVLAHAEAAWPSKPLRLVVPFAPGGSSEIVARALAGEMAKTVGQNVFVDNKPGGAGNIAMQEVANATDEHTLVLGHIGTLAVNPYIFPKLSYDVNKDFTPITLISKVPSLYVVHPDLPVKNLKEFVAYAKANPGKLNYGSAGNGSAGHLAFEYLKMAADIFVLHVPYRGTGPMLTDLMAGRLQAAAVGAPALLQFIKAGKLRCIATGSSTRLPLLPDVPTVAEQGFKGFEMTQWYGLMAPSKMPKAHLEKLEKEAIAAARGKIVHDKLSQDTALAVGNTRAEFEAFIKVEQARWKPVIARAQIKPEGV; encoded by the coding sequence ATGAACGACCTGCACACCTCATCGCTCAATCGACGCCAACTGTTGGCCAGCACCGCAGCATCTGCGCTCGGCCTGTCGCCGGTACTCGCACACGCAGAGGCTGCGTGGCCTAGCAAACCTTTGCGTTTGGTGGTGCCGTTTGCACCGGGCGGCAGCTCTGAAATTGTGGCGCGCGCCTTGGCTGGCGAAATGGCCAAGACGGTGGGCCAAAACGTGTTTGTGGACAACAAACCCGGCGGCGCAGGCAACATTGCCATGCAAGAGGTGGCCAACGCAACTGACGAACACACCCTCGTCTTGGGCCACATCGGCACCTTGGCGGTCAACCCCTACATCTTCCCGAAGCTGTCGTATGACGTGAACAAAGACTTCACGCCCATCACACTGATTTCCAAAGTGCCCAGCTTGTACGTGGTGCATCCCGACCTGCCTGTGAAGAACCTCAAAGAGTTTGTGGCCTACGCCAAAGCCAACCCCGGCAAACTCAACTACGGCTCTGCAGGCAACGGCAGCGCAGGCCACTTGGCGTTTGAATATCTGAAGATGGCAGCGGACATTTTTGTGCTGCACGTGCCTTACCGTGGTACGGGCCCCATGCTGACTGATTTGATGGCCGGTCGCTTGCAAGCCGCAGCGGTTGGCGCACCTGCGCTGTTGCAGTTCATCAAAGCAGGCAAGCTGCGGTGCATTGCCACGGGCAGCAGCACACGCTTGCCTTTGTTGCCCGATGTACCCACCGTGGCAGAGCAAGGCTTCAAAGGCTTCGAGATGACGCAGTGGTACGGCTTGATGGCCCCCAGCAAGATGCCTAAAGCACACCTTGAAAAACTGGAGAAAGAAGCCATCGCTGCCGCGCGCGGAAAAATCGTGCACGACAAACTCAGCCAAGACACCGCACTGGCCGTGGGCAACACGCGCGCCGAGTTTGAAGCTTTCATCAAAGTCGAACAAGCGCGTTGGAAGCCCGTCATCGCGCGGGCACAAATCAAGCCTGAAGGCGTTTAA
- a CDS encoding Bug family tripartite tricarboxylate transporter substrate binding protein: MRHNTPLIRRHALTTLALASWALHGVATPAMAQTAFPNKPVTLVVTYPPGGGADAMARLIAPKMGEALGQPVIIENKPGASGQIGASAVAKATPDGYTLMLDASSFSANPALYPKLPYDSLKAFKPIGVVALFPNVVLVNANFPAKNISELTAAARKSKDAVSYASSGNGSAQHLAGALFESAAKVDMVHVPYKGGGPALNDVIGGQVPLFFGNLASTLQHVQSGKLKALAVTSAKRSPILPDVPTLAESGLKGAEIYEWNAVFAPANTPEPVVNKLAAAFQQALESPEVKARVAQLGGDIQKGSPEQAKKFIEQQINLWSHVIKERGITTE, from the coding sequence ATGCGTCACAACACACCCCTTATTCGCCGCCATGCACTGACAACGTTGGCCTTGGCATCATGGGCTTTGCACGGCGTAGCAACACCAGCCATGGCACAGACCGCGTTCCCCAACAAACCCGTCACCTTGGTGGTCACTTACCCACCGGGCGGCGGCGCGGATGCCATGGCTCGCCTCATTGCACCCAAGATGGGTGAAGCCTTGGGTCAGCCCGTGATCATCGAGAACAAGCCTGGCGCAAGTGGCCAAATTGGCGCATCTGCGGTGGCCAAAGCCACACCCGATGGCTACACACTGATGTTGGATGCCTCCTCTTTTTCAGCCAATCCAGCCCTGTACCCCAAGCTGCCCTATGACAGCCTCAAAGCCTTCAAACCCATTGGCGTGGTGGCTTTGTTTCCAAACGTGGTGTTGGTCAACGCCAACTTTCCTGCCAAAAATATTTCAGAGCTAACCGCGGCTGCTCGCAAAAGCAAAGATGCGGTGTCGTATGCCTCCTCGGGCAACGGATCTGCCCAGCATCTGGCAGGCGCATTGTTTGAGTCTGCAGCCAAAGTTGACATGGTGCACGTGCCCTACAAAGGCGGTGGCCCTGCCTTGAATGATGTGATTGGCGGTCAAGTGCCTCTGTTCTTTGGCAACTTAGCCTCCACACTGCAACATGTGCAGTCGGGCAAGCTCAAAGCGCTGGCGGTGACATCGGCCAAACGTTCGCCCATCTTGCCCGATGTCCCTACATTGGCCGAGTCTGGGTTGAAAGGCGCAGAGATTTACGAGTGGAACGCCGTGTTCGCCCCTGCCAACACACCCGAACCTGTGGTGAACAAATTGGCCGCTGCATTCCAACAAGCGCTGGAATCGCCCGAAGTCAAAGCACGTGTGGCGCAGCTGGGCGGCGACATTCAAAAAGGTTCGCCTGAGCAAGCCAAGAAATTCATTGAGCAACAAATCAACCTGTGGAGCCACGTCATCAAGGAGCGTGGCATCACCACCGAATAA
- a CDS encoding GntR family transcriptional regulator codes for MSTATLTQTPGQSRYGKLALALRDRILQGEWAPGDMIPAESALAQSYGVALGTIRQALSLLVEDGVLQRRHGKGTFVTKGVDGASMMRFFRFRGVDDGSSETPQSRILSSRLRRATSQEASVFGLPPDAQVLHLERLRSLSGEPCLLETIVLPLPLFGKLAESDTEVWDDLLYPMYQQRCGIVIQKTQDSLSFSQLNATQAKRLKLAAAHPCVQVERQAFDMAGRCVELRTTRGDAFSFKYTTQLQ; via the coding sequence ATGAGTACCGCAACCCTCACCCAAACACCTGGCCAGAGCCGATACGGCAAACTCGCCCTGGCTTTGCGCGATCGCATCTTGCAAGGTGAATGGGCACCAGGCGACATGATTCCAGCGGAATCAGCGCTGGCCCAAAGCTACGGCGTGGCACTGGGAACCATCCGACAAGCCCTGTCATTGCTGGTGGAAGATGGCGTGCTGCAACGCCGTCACGGCAAAGGCACCTTTGTGACCAAAGGGGTGGACGGCGCATCGATGATGCGTTTTTTTCGCTTTCGTGGTGTCGATGATGGCAGCAGCGAAACCCCGCAATCACGCATCCTGTCCAGCCGCTTGCGGCGTGCCACCTCACAAGAGGCCAGCGTTTTTGGCCTGCCGCCAGATGCTCAAGTACTGCACCTTGAACGCTTACGCAGTTTGAGCGGCGAGCCTTGTTTACTCGAAACCATCGTCTTGCCGCTGCCACTTTTTGGAAAACTGGCGGAGTCTGACACGGAGGTATGGGACGACTTGCTCTACCCCATGTACCAACAACGCTGCGGCATCGTGATTCAAAAAACACAAGACAGCCTGAGCTTCTCGCAGCTCAACGCCACCCAAGCCAAACGACTCAAACTGGCAGCTGCACACCCATGTGTACAGGTCGAACGCCAAGCGTTTGACATGGCCGGGCGTTGCGTCGAATTGCGCACCACACGTGGCGATGCGTTCTCGTTCAAGTACACCACGCAACTGCAGTAA
- a CDS encoding amidohydrolase family protein: MNSIRSKNWVDTHFHVFNAGEAVAVARYVPQYTAALQDWMALAQGVGVTRGVCVQPSFLGVDNHLMLQALKAHPEVLRGVAVLAADTPADELNALHTAGVRGIRLNLAGVSHDVAAWTRADRLWRTLHELGWHLEVHTDQGALPEVLRQLPSDIPLVVDHMAKPIAARAMDASIAAVVRRAQHTATYVKLSGAYRLGGVDAASLAHLWLHELGPAALLWGSDWPCTNHEHLATYDVLFAALSAWVGPQHLDDVLSHNPQRLYWDVPVGA, translated from the coding sequence ATGAATTCGATAAGGTCAAAAAATTGGGTAGACACCCACTTTCATGTGTTCAATGCGGGCGAGGCCGTTGCAGTCGCACGCTATGTGCCGCAGTACACCGCTGCACTGCAAGATTGGATGGCACTTGCGCAAGGCGTTGGCGTGACGCGAGGCGTGTGCGTGCAACCTAGTTTTTTGGGTGTTGACAACCACTTGATGCTCCAAGCTTTAAAGGCGCACCCCGAGGTGTTGCGTGGTGTGGCCGTGTTGGCTGCGGACACACCTGCCGATGAATTAAATGCTTTGCATACGGCTGGCGTGCGCGGCATACGCCTGAACTTGGCAGGGGTCTCGCACGATGTGGCTGCGTGGACACGCGCAGACCGCCTGTGGCGAACCCTGCATGAATTAGGCTGGCACTTAGAAGTACACACCGACCAAGGCGCATTACCTGAGGTTTTGAGGCAGCTGCCATCGGACATCCCTCTGGTGGTCGATCACATGGCCAAACCGATTGCAGCGCGAGCCATGGATGCCAGCATTGCGGCTGTGGTGCGACGCGCACAACACACCGCGACCTACGTCAAGCTCAGTGGCGCGTATCGCCTCGGTGGCGTGGATGCGGCGAGTCTTGCCCATCTGTGGTTGCACGAGCTGGGGCCTGCTGCATTGCTGTGGGGCAGTGATTGGCCTTGTACCAACCACGAACACTTGGCCACCTATGACGTGTTGTTTGCCGCACTCAGCGCATGGGTTGGGCCTCAGCATCTGGACGATGTGCTGAGCCACAACCCACAGCGGCTTTATTGGGATGTGCCTGTCGGCGCCTAA
- a CDS encoding FadR/GntR family transcriptional regulator has protein sequence MAPLSSPVVRLADSVVNEIESQILDGALRPGDRIPSERKLAEDFGVSRPSIREAIQKLVAKGLLITRHGGGTTVTNKLDAPFVDPWQDMVKDHPVLHRDILEVREMLEAQAAELAAQRATDVDMVRLDKAFAALDEAYASKDLDKSIAADVAFHQAIAETSHNVLIGHLTASLMRVIHDHVSNNLKHSHTRPAQWDQLRTQHRTIWKAIKANKADKASAAAKEHSVYIRESIENNALDEHRRVSALRRAGTN, from the coding sequence ATGGCACCACTGTCATCCCCTGTTGTTCGTTTGGCCGATAGCGTGGTCAACGAAATTGAGAGCCAAATTCTGGATGGTGCGCTGCGTCCGGGCGATCGCATCCCCTCCGAACGCAAACTTGCTGAAGACTTTGGCGTGTCTCGTCCCTCCATCCGCGAAGCCATTCAAAAGTTGGTCGCCAAGGGCTTGCTCATCACACGCCACGGCGGCGGCACCACCGTCACCAACAAACTCGACGCACCGTTTGTGGACCCATGGCAAGACATGGTCAAAGACCACCCCGTGCTGCATCGAGACATTTTGGAAGTTCGTGAAATGCTAGAAGCCCAAGCCGCTGAACTAGCAGCCCAGCGCGCCACCGATGTGGACATGGTCCGCCTCGACAAAGCCTTTGCAGCATTAGATGAAGCCTATGCCAGCAAAGACCTCGACAAATCCATCGCTGCGGATGTGGCGTTTCACCAAGCCATTGCCGAGACATCGCACAACGTGCTGATTGGTCACCTCACCGCCAGTTTGATGCGCGTCATCCATGACCACGTGAGCAACAACCTCAAACACTCCCACACGCGCCCCGCGCAATGGGACCAACTGCGCACACAGCACCGCACCATTTGGAAAGCCATCAAAGCCAACAAAGCGGACAAAGCCAGCGCCGCCGCCAAAGAACACAGTGTTTACATCCGCGAAAGCATTGAAAACAATGCGCTGGACGAACACCGCCGCGTCAGCGCCTTGCGCCGCGCAGGTACAAATTAG
- a CDS encoding L-lactate permease produces MVWQQVYDPFNNMVVSTLLAAIPVVVMLVALGFMHIKAHIAAGLGLVAAVAVAILAYGMPAEMAGKAAMYGGLTGLLPIGWIVLNIIFLQQMAEQNGSFKVLQDSLSGITDDRRLQLLLIAFCFGAFFEGAAGFGTPVAVTAGILIGLGFSPLAASGLSLIANTAPVAFGALGTPVITLAKVHGYDLMEVTAMIGRQLPFFSLLVPFWLIWAFAGRKAMMEIWPAILVTGLSFAIPQFLVSNYIGPELVDIIAAIVSMTSLILFLRVWQPKTIWTSTSLKGHETDGGEAKPALPVTHYTRAELVRAWTPWAILSVFVFIWGLPPVKAYFNSIWAPAFPIEGLHNLIEKMPPVVPNPTKEGAVYTLGLLSATGTGIFVSAIVGALVMKYKPTEIVRAYARTFWLVRYSLLTIVLMLGLGTLTRFSGTDTTLGLAFANTGVFYPFFGTLMGWIGVAMTGSDTASNVLFGGMQKVAAEQLGLSANLMGAANSSGGVMGKMIDAQSIVVASTATRWFNHEGDILRYVFFHSIALACLVGLYVTLQAYVWPFHLMVVG; encoded by the coding sequence ATGGTTTGGCAACAGGTCTATGACCCGTTTAACAACATGGTGGTGTCCACCTTGTTGGCGGCGATTCCCGTGGTGGTGATGTTGGTGGCCTTGGGCTTCATGCACATCAAAGCACACATCGCTGCAGGTTTGGGTTTGGTCGCAGCCGTGGCCGTGGCCATCTTGGCTTATGGTATGCCCGCAGAGATGGCCGGTAAGGCTGCGATGTACGGTGGCTTGACGGGCTTGTTGCCCATCGGTTGGATCGTGTTGAACATCATCTTCTTGCAACAAATGGCCGAGCAAAACGGCAGCTTCAAAGTGTTGCAAGACTCTTTGTCGGGCATCACCGATGACCGCCGCTTGCAGTTGCTGTTGATCGCGTTCTGTTTTGGCGCGTTCTTCGAAGGCGCTGCTGGCTTCGGTACACCCGTGGCGGTGACGGCTGGTATTTTGATTGGCTTGGGCTTCTCGCCTTTGGCTGCTTCTGGTTTGAGCTTGATTGCCAACACCGCGCCTGTGGCGTTTGGTGCTTTGGGCACGCCCGTGATCACGCTGGCCAAAGTGCACGGCTACGACTTGATGGAAGTCACCGCGATGATTGGCCGTCAATTGCCTTTCTTCTCGTTGCTCGTTCCGTTCTGGTTGATCTGGGCCTTTGCCGGTCGCAAAGCGATGATGGAAATTTGGCCCGCCATTTTGGTGACGGGTTTGTCGTTTGCGATTCCTCAGTTCTTGGTGTCTAACTACATCGGCCCAGAGCTGGTGGACATCATTGCAGCCATCGTGTCGATGACCAGTCTGATCTTGTTCTTGCGCGTGTGGCAACCGAAAACCATTTGGACTTCCACCTCGCTCAAAGGCCACGAAACCGACGGCGGCGAAGCCAAGCCTGCATTGCCTGTGACGCACTACACACGTGCCGAGCTGGTGCGTGCTTGGACACCTTGGGCGATCTTGTCTGTGTTTGTGTTCATCTGGGGCTTGCCACCGGTGAAGGCCTACTTCAACAGCATCTGGGCGCCTGCATTCCCCATCGAAGGTTTGCACAACTTGATCGAGAAGATGCCACCCGTGGTGCCTAACCCCACCAAAGAAGGTGCGGTCTACACACTGGGCTTGTTGTCTGCGACCGGCACTGGCATTTTTGTGTCGGCCATCGTTGGCGCTTTGGTGATGAAGTACAAGCCCACAGAAATCGTGCGCGCTTATGCACGCACTTTCTGGTTGGTGCGTTACTCGCTCTTGACCATTGTGTTGATGTTGGGCTTGGGCACGTTGACACGTTTCTCTGGCACGGACACCACCCTCGGTTTGGCATTTGCTAACACGGGCGTGTTCTACCCCTTCTTCGGTACCTTGATGGGCTGGATTGGTGTGGCCATGACCGGTTCTGACACTGCATCGAACGTGTTGTTTGGTGGCATGCAAAAAGTAGCCGCTGAGCAATTGGGCCTCAGCGCCAACTTGATGGGCGCAGCCAACAGCTCAGGCGGTGTGATGGGCAAGATGATTGACGCACAGTCCATCGTTGTGGCCTCTACCGCAACCCGTTGGTTCAACCACGAAGGCGACATCTTGCGCTATGTGTTCTTCCACTCGATCGCACTGGCTTGTTTGGTGGGCTTGTACGTGACGCTGCAAGCGTACGTGTGGCCTTTCCACTTGATGGTGGTGGGCTAA
- a CDS encoding LemA family protein — MSFANALLMQCAMRNRHGTAIFRHSKPSSFVIWVDMKNIVRRLMGLFMVMVLLSLGACGYKKFENDSAQLKTTGAELLIEYQRRTAVVTNLLNLLKAQQDFDQPKWTAVMNARDKAMAIDAVPDLLNDAQKLEKYQQAQSDVTSAVTQLLAVSESNAELRANPTFIDVQAQLASVDNRIQITSERYVKVVQDYNTAVQTFPSNITAYVLGYKERPYFTVDVPSPDRPK, encoded by the coding sequence ATGTCATTCGCCAATGCCTTGCTGATGCAATGTGCGATGCGCAACAGACATGGTACGGCGATATTTCGACACTCAAAACCCTCATCATTTGTCATTTGGGTTGATATGAAAAATATAGTGCGTCGGTTGATGGGCCTCTTCATGGTCATGGTGCTGCTGAGCCTAGGGGCGTGCGGTTACAAAAAATTTGAAAACGATTCTGCACAGCTTAAAACCACGGGGGCTGAGTTGTTGATCGAGTACCAACGTCGTACGGCGGTGGTGACGAACTTGTTGAATCTGTTGAAAGCCCAACAAGATTTCGATCAACCGAAATGGACCGCTGTGATGAACGCCAGGGACAAAGCCATGGCGATAGATGCGGTCCCCGATTTGCTCAACGATGCGCAGAAATTAGAAAAATATCAGCAAGCTCAAAGTGATGTAACAAGTGCCGTTACCCAACTTTTAGCGGTTTCTGAAAGCAACGCAGAATTGCGTGCTAACCCGACGTTCATTGACGTGCAAGCGCAACTGGCCAGCGTTGACAACCGCATCCAAATTACAAGCGAGCGTTACGTCAAGGTGGTGCAGGACTACAACACGGCGGTGCAGACATTTCCATCCAACATCACGGCGTATGTGTTGGGCTACAAAGAGCGACCCTATTTCACGGTCGATGTGCCGAGTCCTGATCGTCCCAAGTGA
- a CDS encoding flavin reductase family protein has protein sequence MTHFYEPRLGHGLPHDPFNAIVGPRPIGWVSTRSNEGVLNLAPYSFFTAFNYVPPIVGFSSTGPKDSLRNVQENGMFVWNLVTRPLAEAMNQTCAPVGPEVNEFELAGLTAAPSRVVDVPRVAESPVSFECRSTQIIQLEGLDKQKVPTWLVLGEVVGIHIADHLLKDGIYDTASAGHILRGGGPADYFTIGPEQLFHMWRPKA, from the coding sequence ATGACGCATTTTTATGAACCTCGCCTAGGCCACGGCCTGCCCCACGACCCCTTCAACGCCATCGTCGGTCCACGTCCCATCGGCTGGGTCTCCACCCGCAGCAACGAGGGGGTTTTGAACCTCGCCCCCTATAGCTTCTTCACGGCCTTCAACTACGTGCCGCCCATCGTGGGCTTCTCCAGCACAGGCCCCAAAGACTCGCTGCGCAATGTGCAAGAAAACGGCATGTTTGTGTGGAACCTCGTCACACGCCCACTCGCCGAAGCCATGAACCAAACCTGTGCCCCCGTTGGCCCCGAGGTCAACGAATTTGAGTTGGCAGGTTTGACCGCAGCACCCTCACGCGTGGTGGATGTGCCGCGTGTGGCAGAGAGCCCCGTGTCATTTGAATGCCGCAGCACACAAATTATTCAGCTCGAAGGCCTCGACAAACAAAAAGTGCCCACATGGTTGGTGTTAGGCGAAGTGGTGGGCATTCACATTGCCGATCATTTGTTGAAAGATGGCATTTATGACACCGCCAGCGCAGGCCATATTTTGCGTGGTGGCGGCCCTGCCGATTACTTCACCATCGGACCAGAGCAACTCTTTCACATGTGGCGCCCCAAGGCTTAA